The stretch of DNA GTAGCAATCCAAACTGCGTACAGATCGTATCGCTTCTCCCAGATCGGCAACGAGAGAACCGACTCGAGATCGCCGATGTGCACATCGACCTGAAATTGTCGAGTGGGAAACGGGTCGGTGATCGCGTCTAGCTCATCGCCGATGGCGACTATCTCGCGGTTAGGCAGCCGCGAGGCAACGGAAAGAGAGGCGACAATTGATCTCAACCAAAAGTCGGTTTCGTATTGTGCTATCGTCCAGAGGTCAAAGGCATCGGAAGGGTCGACATCTCTTCTGCCCCCGCGACACTGAGCCTCTTGGTGTTGCTTATTGTAGAGAGCCTTCAGAAGTGGCGGTGAAAGCTGTTGGTCTAGCAGACGCTGCAAAACAGCTTGTCCGATTTTCGCGCAGGTAGCCAGCGCGGGATGACACTGTTGTGGACCGAGTGAACTAGGCCACGGCAAGTAGGAGCCTCGTGTGTAGGCCTCTGCCCACTGTCTCGCGTCTTCTGGGATGACGTAAGGGGCCTTCTCGGGGGCTGTCGTGGCTTCTTGGATTATTTTCCGGCTCTGCATGACGCCCAACAACCGCCATACTGCATTTGCGTCAATTGCCGGTAAGGTTACTGAAGAACGGCTCAAGAAATCCCAGTTGGCTAACCAATCTCGGAAGTGTTCTAGGCTCACTTCGATGTCATCCACCCGAAGCGACCATTGCGACTTCCCTCGTGTCGCTTTTGCGTTTTGGAAAAAAGCGAGAATGTCGCGGAACATCGCGACGTAGGGGTGTAAGGATTCGAAGAATGCTCTAACGAAGGACGCCATATCGGCGTTGGCCAATGCTTGTTCGAGCGAGGAAGCTCGAGGATCAAGACGAGTTAGAATACGCTCGTCGATGCCCTCATCACGCCCCTCCAGTTCTAGCCCGCCCAAGGCGCAAAGATGTCGCCAAGCGGAGAGTGCATCATGATGAACCGCCTCTCCCATGCTTCCCAGGCCTTTGCGTAAGGGGGTGAGTGTCGTCCAATCATTGTCCAAAGTAGGGCGACCAACTCTAACAGGTTCGGTGCTGTGTACTGCTCTACAAGACGAGCAATCGCCGGGTGCTTGTCTACTTCTGCTTTCAGCTTAGAGCCAGTTTCAGAACTTCGATTTACTAGCTGAACCGCAGAGAGGGAGCGGTCGTAAGAGTCTCCGAAAGGAGACCCCTAATGACCGATCGATCCCGCCCTGGTGCGGGGTCCAGGATGGAGCCCGACTCTCGATTCTTCCGCCCGCAGCTCAGCGACGAGCAGTGGGCGCTTGTCAGCGACCTCTTCAAGCCGCCCAAGCCGGACCCCAAGGGAGGCCGGCCCCGCGCCGATGCGCGGGCTTGTCTGGAGGGCGTGCTGTGGGTGCTGCGTAGCGGCGCGCGGTGGAAAGACCTTCCGCCCTGGTTCCCCTCATACCCCACCTGTTGGCGTCGATTCGTCGAATGGACGACCGATGGCACGCTGGACAAAGTCCACCGGCGACTGGTCCGCTTGCTCGACAAGGCAGGCCAGATCGATTGGGGAGAAGGCTTCGCCGACGGCACGTTCGCCCCGGCAAAAAAAGGGGGGATCGCGTCGGCCTGACCAAACGGGGCAAGGGGACCAAGATCATGGTCCTCACCGACGCCCAGGGCCTTCCGCTGGCGACTGAGGTCGAGGCGGCCAATGTGGCCGAGGTGAATCTCATCGAGCCGCTGCTGGACGAGGCGGTGACAAGTCACGTCCCGTCGCGGCTGGTGTACGACAAGGCGGCCGACTGCGACGCGTTGCGTGACCGACTCGCAGAGCGGGGCGTCGATCTGATCTGCCCCCATCGCAAGAACCGCGTCCGCAAGAAGAAGCAGGACGGGCGGAAGCTGCGTCGCTACCGGCGACGGTGGACCGTCGAACGCAGCATCGCCTGGCTCCACGCCTTCAAGCGGCTGGTTGTCCGCAACGAGTTCTACGCCCATCTCTACCACGGCTTCATTAAGCTCGCATGCATGATCGTCTGCTTCAGACGGTTATGAAACTGGCTCTAGGATCAATTCCCGGAAGCGCTGATGAGTCAGTGCCACACATTCCTCGAGCGTCGGATCGGTCTCTTTAGGTAGGACTGCCCTACCGTCAGATTGGTAGTAACGAGTTTGCGTAGAGAGTGCGACCCGATGCATCGAAGTGGTTGGCATGCCTCCAATTGCGATTGAGGCATAGGTGGATTGCTTCGGTGGACAACACTTTCGCGACCATTCTAACAGACTCGACAAAACAACCTGTAGGTTGTAATCTTAAGTGTGGGTTGGGAAGTTCTGTTCGCAGATTAGTATCAGGCTTGGCTTGGTTCGCTCGACGCCGAGGCGGTGATCGACATCTATGCCTCGATCGAGGTGCTCCGTCAGGACGGGCCGCAAACGCCGCGGCCCCACGTGGATACGCGAAAGGTTCGCGACACACGAACATGAAGGAGCTGCGGACCCAGTCCAAAGGCCGGCCGCTCCAGTCACTGTTTGCGTTCGACCCCCTCCGTCGCGCCGTCGTGCTCGTAGGTGGCGACAAGACCGGCGACAAACGATTCTACGAGAAGATGATCCCCTTGGCGGACGCGATCTACGACCGCCACTTGGAAGAGATGAAAGGAAGCTTACCATGCCAACCAGACCCGCAAGCGACGTGTTCGCCAAGCTGCTCACGAAGGAACAGCTCGCCAAAGCGAGCGAAAAAGGCGAGCTGCTCAAGGCGGGCACCCTCATCGCTCGGCTTCGCGAGGAGGTGGGGCTGACCCAGGCCGAGTTCGCCGAGCGTCTCGGTGTCTCGCAGCAAGCAATCTCGAAGATGGAATGGGGCGACGACGTAAAGCTAGGAACGCTCAACCGTGCCTTGTCAGTGCTCGGAGCGTCGCTCTACGTCCATACCGCCCACGGCGACCTGCCGCTGACAACCAGCCCTTAGCCTGGGTAGCCTCAACAGGTCCCGCCTTCACGTGAATCCGCCGAACCGGAGCGCGTCGGCGCCGGGAGGTGCCGCTAGTCGGAGTGGGTCTGAAGAGGAGTGCACCCATTCTCCAACGACACGCTACCCCGGGCTTTCGTAAGGATCCGATTGCCACTACCCTTCACGAAGGGTTTTGTCCTTAGGCGACCATCCAGTCTCCTGCTTGTATCTGAGCGGAGGTGGCCGCTCACTGGCGCAATCAGATTGACATCCCGCCAAGAAGTGTTACACTAGGCAAAATGGGTGCAATGGGAAGCGACGATAGTGATCTGGCTAGCAAGCCACCGCAATTCACAATCGCGGAGGTTGTCAGCACACTTCGTGTTGCTTTCGACGGAGTCCGCGATCGCGAATCAACCCTGACGCCTGATGAAGCGTTCAAGCTGGCGAGTGAAGCATTTGCCGACTTTACAGAAGACCGGGGAGAGTTTTTCGCCCCGCCGCGATCGCAAGCAGAGAGGCTATCGCTCGAATTGTTCAAGGCGATCGAGGAAGAAAAGCGTGCGTTTCACAAGGCCACTTCCGAAGACGAGGAAGTTGTCGAATTTGCGTCAGTCGGTCTTCTGCCGGGTGAGTTGGCGCCCCTCTACCGCAGGTGACCCCTTCTTACCACCTGCACTATTCATACGGCTCTGAGCCGCGGTCTTGCGGACGCGAAATTCTGAGGCCGCCACGATCAGTGGACGGGCAATTCCCGTGTGCGCTTGGCGGTGTCGTCCACTCTATTGCACGACAGTTCACCATCGACAGTGCCAGGTGTATGTCATCGGCTGATGTTATTTCAGATGACCACTTGCAACCCACCTCGTGGCGGATCATCCTTGCCGCTCTAACAGCATAGAAAAACCTCATCCAAAGCATCTCATATGATGGAGCCATCGCCGTCGGTGGCCTGGGTGCGCGACCAGGTCGGTGAACCTCAGATCAGGTTTCTCGATGCTTTCTTGAAAGAACATCTTGGTGTCAGCAGTGCCTCACATCGAGAGCTTGCATATTCAATTCGACCTTCAGTTGTCGTACGCAGTGAGTGTGAGCTTCTATCGGTATCGGCGCCCCGGTTCGCCATACGGACATTTCTTCCCGATGGGAGCATGCTACAGCTCCGCCGATTGCAGTTTCTGAGCAAGAGCTGTCGCCATTTATTCACCAGCGATCAGGAGGCCGAGCCTCTGGATCAGATGCTGTCTGCCAGCCTAGCAACAGACACAACAGGGCTTGCCGACTGCGTCTTGGTGCCGCCGGCACGGCTGGCTGTGGCGGATTGGCACATTCTCTCCAGCGACATCGCCGCGTATTACCTTGAAGAAGACCTCCCGCTGCCATCCCCTGGTGTTCCGTTTCTGCAGCATGTCGGTATCGGACGCGGTGGGATGTGTCAGCAGGCGGCGTGCTTCATGGCGAACGCGATCCTTCTTCAGCACGCCAACGCGATCTTTGGCCCCACAGAGATCACCGCGTTGTCGCAGCCGAGCCGTTCGGTAGACGGTGAGTCGGAGGCGTTGTTGTCTGGAATGACGATGGAAGCGGCGCGCAAGTACATGCGTTCATCGCACGTCGGGCTTACGGCATTCCATCACACCCAGGAGAGCCTCTGGTCGCGGGGTTGTGACGGGGCGCGTATGGGGGTCGCAGATCACCAATTCGCGACTTTGATTCGCGCCTACGTCCTAAGTGGGATGCCGGTGATCCTAAACACCGACATGTCAAAGCTCCTACGAACCCCCGGATACTCGGGGTTCGCGGCGGCACAGTCGTCGGTAAGACGTCCACACGCCGTCGTTGTCGTCGGATGCAAGAAACGCCGACCTAGCAGCTTCCTCATCAATGATCCATCGACCTTCCCTTTCATAGAGCTTAGCGAGGCGAGCCTGCTTGAGGTTCTCTCACGGGACGCAGAGGGCTGGCGCGACTCCGAATCGATGCTTGCGGTCTTGCCGCGGTTTGTGACGGTCCCTCTTGCCTACGACAAAAGGAAAGGCGCTACATTCGACGGAGGCGCTCCACTGGGCATGAGCGTCTTTGACGTACTGATGCTGTTCCAGGAGCACTGCCCAGAACAGCTGCGACCACTCTTCCCTGCCGGTCAATCTGTCCTACGTAAGGATGACGAGATCCGGCTCCTAATGTCGGCGGATGAAACGGCCGCTGGTGCCGCCCGAGTCCTAGCGCTGGGGGACACCCTCCACCCTCAATCGATCGGAATCATTGCGGACTGGTTGCGGTCGTCGGGCGGGCAGCTCTCGTCGGCCTATTGGTCGGTCCACCGAAAAGTCAAGGTTGGCGAGTCGGAGACTCGAGAGGCGATTGTCCTGATTGACGCGACGGCCACTGCCTATCGCGGCCGAGGCTATCACATCGGACTCGATTTGCCACGATTTGCGGCGATCAAGAACCCCAAGGACCAGACCTGGCGGCCACTGCGGCTTGGCGTGGGCCCTGTCCGACTTTCCGCCATCACCTCGATGACAACTGCGCCTTCAGCGGTGGCGGCACGGCTGCCCCAGTTTTCGAATGACCCGCCTTTGATAGAAGGGGTTGAGTGGTACACCTTGATGCAAACGGACGTTGATGCGAGTCCGCTTCGAAAGCTCGCGGAATCGCAGTCTATCGAGTTCGACACAGCCGCGGACTTCATGGCGGCGTGCGAATTACTTCCGCCGACGCCTCGGCAGGCAATCATCGACCAAGCAATAAGGTCCGCGGACTTTGC from Botrimarina mediterranea encodes:
- a CDS encoding IS5 family transposase, giving the protein MGRRLRRRHVRPGKKRGDRVGLTKRGKGTKIMVLTDAQGLPLATEVEAANVAEVNLIEPLLDEAVTSHVPSRLVYDKAADCDALRDRLAERGVDLICPHRKNRVRKKKQDGRKLRRYRRRWTVERSIAWLHAFKRLVVRNEFYAHLYHGFIKLACMIVCFRRL
- a CDS encoding helix-turn-helix transcriptional regulator; its protein translation is MPTRPASDVFAKLLTKEQLAKASEKGELLKAGTLIARLREEVGLTQAEFAERLGVSQQAISKMEWGDDVKLGTLNRALSVLGASLYVHTAHGDLPLTTSP
- a CDS encoding apurinic/apyrimidinic endonuclease family protein; translation: MLQLRRLQFLSKSCRHLFTSDQEAEPLDQMLSASLATDTTGLADCVLVPPARLAVADWHILSSDIAAYYLEEDLPLPSPGVPFLQHVGIGRGGMCQQAACFMANAILLQHANAIFGPTEITALSQPSRSVDGESEALLSGMTMEAARKYMRSSHVGLTAFHHTQESLWSRGCDGARMGVADHQFATLIRAYVLSGMPVILNTDMSKLLRTPGYSGFAAAQSSVRRPHAVVVVGCKKRRPSSFLINDPSTFPFIELSEASLLEVLSRDAEGWRDSESMLAVLPRFVTVPLAYDKRKGATFDGGAPLGMSVFDVLMLFQEHCPEQLRPLFPAGQSVLRKDDEIRLLMSADETAAGAARVLALGDTLHPQSIGIIADWLRSSGGQLSSAYWSVHRKVKVGESETREAIVLIDATATAYRGRGYHIGLDLPRFAAIKNPKDQTWRPLRLGVGPVRLSAITSMTTAPSAVAARLPQFSNDPPLIEGVEWYTLMQTDVDASPLRKLAESQSIEFDTAADFMAACELLPPTPRQAIIDQAIRSADFACPVIGIASFIPSMSLPPACGGADTARRAIRFISRLGASIAKQRMVSGCAASDRPFIVELVAGSRVTSLFKSNGSTDHYSMSYEAEEVALDNFVENLRRSIGDLESSVSGVAWAVELEPGPLFTVNGIEALEAFCARLDIDPVLNERVGVNLDVSHLRMTCVQGSGGADERVSAARVRDSPIFRRIVHAHISGHSQKAHFGDRALSLKGSRATYGPWIALLAQRAGMRDGPIPFSGYVSLELEATRDAVYATVATRDAAVILSQLQRGAGCER
- a CDS encoding transposase — translated: MTDRSRPGAGSRMEPDSRFFRPQLSDEQWALVSDLFKPPKPDPKGGRPRADARACLEGVLWVLRSGARWKDLPPWFPSYPTCWRRFVEWTTDGTLDKVHRRLVRLLDKAGQIDWGEGFADGTFAPAKKGGIASA